The Apus apus isolate bApuApu2 chromosome 21, bApuApu2.pri.cur, whole genome shotgun sequence genome has a segment encoding these proteins:
- the GJB3 gene encoding gap junction beta-3 protein isoform X1, which produces MDWKTLQALLSGVNKYSTAFGRIWLSVVFVFRVLVYVVAAERVWGDEQKDFDCNTRQPGCTNVCYDHFFPISHIRLWALQLIFVTCPSLLVIMHVSYREDREKKNREKNGENCPKLYSNTGKKHGGLWWTYLLSLFFKLIIEILFLYLLHKMWDSFDLPRLVKCSNVEPCPNIVDCYIARPTEKRVFTYFMVGASSICIILTVCEIFYLIFKRVVQSTRKWKKSIKRSVSYSKASTCQCHLKIEEKDNKSQTRCVAAL; this is translated from the coding sequence ATGGATTGGAAGACTCTGCAGGCGCTGCTCAGCGGGGTCAACAAGTACTCGACGGCCTTTGGCCGCATCTGGCTCTCCGTGGTCTTTGTCTTCCGAGTGCTGGTCTACGTGGTGGCAGCCGAGCGGGTCTGGGGGGATGAGCAGAAGGACTTTGACTGCAACACGCGGCAGCCGGGCTGCACCAACGTCTGCTACGACCACTTCTTCCCCATCTCCCACATCCGCCTCTGGGCCCTGCAGCTCATCTTTGTCACTTGCCCTTCCCTCCTGGTCATCATGCACGTGAGCTACCGGGAGGACCGCGAGAAGAAGAACCGGGAGAAAAATGGGGAGAATTGCCCCAAGCTCTACAGCAACACGGGCAAGAAGCACGGTGGGCTGTGGTGGACGTACttgctcagcctcttcttcaAGCTTATCATAGAGATCTTGTTCCTCTACCTCCTCCACAAGATGTGGGACAGCTTTGACTTGCCACGGCTGGTCAAGTGCTCCAACGTGGAGCCCTGCCCCAACATTGTAGACTGCTACATCGCTCGGCCAACTGAGAAAAGAGTCTTCACCTATTTCATGGTCGGAGCCTCCTCCATCTGCATCATCCTCACCGTCTGTGAGATCTTCTACCTCATCTTCAAGCGGGTTGTGCAGAGCACACGGAAGTGGAAGAAGTCCATCAAGCGCTCCGTCAGCTACAGCAAGGCCTCCACCTGCCAGTGCCACCTCAAGATAGAGGAGAAGGACAACAAGTCCCAGACGAGGTGTGTAGCAGCCCTGTGA
- the GJB3 gene encoding gap junction beta-3 protein isoform X2 — MDWKTLQALLSGVNKYSTAFGRIWLSVVFVFRVLVYVVAAERVWGDEQKDFDCNTRQPGCTNVCYDHFFPISHIRLWALQLIFVTCPSLLVIMHVSYREDREKKNREKNGENCPKLYSNTGKKHGGLWWTYLLSLFFKLIIEILFLYLLHKMWDSFDLPRLVKCSNVEPCPNIVDCYIARPTEKRVFTYFMVGASSICIILTVCEIFYLIFKRVVQSTRKWKKSIKRSVSYSKASTCQCHLKIEEKDNKSQTRGEEL, encoded by the exons ATGGATTGGAAGACTCTGCAGGCGCTGCTCAGCGGGGTCAACAAGTACTCGACGGCCTTTGGCCGCATCTGGCTCTCCGTGGTCTTTGTCTTCCGAGTGCTGGTCTACGTGGTGGCAGCCGAGCGGGTCTGGGGGGATGAGCAGAAGGACTTTGACTGCAACACGCGGCAGCCGGGCTGCACCAACGTCTGCTACGACCACTTCTTCCCCATCTCCCACATCCGCCTCTGGGCCCTGCAGCTCATCTTTGTCACTTGCCCTTCCCTCCTGGTCATCATGCACGTGAGCTACCGGGAGGACCGCGAGAAGAAGAACCGGGAGAAAAATGGGGAGAATTGCCCCAAGCTCTACAGCAACACGGGCAAGAAGCACGGTGGGCTGTGGTGGACGTACttgctcagcctcttcttcaAGCTTATCATAGAGATCTTGTTCCTCTACCTCCTCCACAAGATGTGGGACAGCTTTGACTTGCCACGGCTGGTCAAGTGCTCCAACGTGGAGCCCTGCCCCAACATTGTAGACTGCTACATCGCTCGGCCAACTGAGAAAAGAGTCTTCACCTATTTCATGGTCGGAGCCTCCTCCATCTGCATCATCCTCACCGTCTGTGAGATCTTCTACCTCATCTTCAAGCGGGTTGTGCAGAGCACACGGAAGTGGAAGAAGTCCATCAAGCGCTCCGTCAGCTACAGCAAGGCCTCCACCTGCCAGTGCCACCTCAAGATAGAGGAGAAGGACAACAAGTCCCAGACGAG AGGCGAGGAGCTGTGA